The stretch of DNA CTGCGCCTCGGGGCTCTGCAGCGCCAGGCGGCCGGGGCCCGCGGGGGCCTGCGTCAGCGTCTTCTCCGCGCGCGCCAGGTCCGTCGTGCGCGCCGAGGGGCCGAAGCCGTCCTTGGTCTGCAGCGGGGCGTTGGCCGCCTTCGCGGTGTTCTTGGGCTGCGTCTCCGTGGTCGCGGGACGAACGCTGACGGGCTTGGTGTCGACTCGGCGGATGGTCATTTCAAAGCTCATTCACAGCGGGGGATGCGAGAATTGTCGCACCCACGTCACATGGAGTTTCCGCTCCCCCTGCTGCGACGCGCCAATTCGGGTTTGTCGGCTTGTTTCAGCCCGTGTTTCAGTGTTTTCACGCGGTTTTGAGGACGCGGAGTGTTGTCCGTAACTCCGGGGGTGCGAGTCGCCCCCGGCGGATTTCCGGACCGCGAAGCCGAATTAACCGTGAATTATCCCAGGATTTTTCCAGCCTCACCGGCATGGAAAGAGGCCCTTCCGGGGCTTGGGGGAGGATCAGGGCCCGCCGAAGAAGGACGCCTCGAGCACGCGCACGAAGAGGTTGCAGGCGGCGTGGAAGAGGGCGGCGCCGACGACGGTGCCGGTGCGCTCGCGCATCCAGCCAAACAGCAGGGCGGGGAAGAAGACCGACAGCCGCCAGGTCTGGAAGATGGCCAGGTGGCCCAGGGCGAAGAGCAGGGCGGTCACCCAGAAGGCGGGTCCCAGCCGGGCGCCGAGGAACTTGCGGCCCTGGGGCCAGGCGTCTCTCAGGCGCGCTTGCAGATAGCCCCGGTAGAAGAACTCCTCGGGCAGGGCCACGACGAAGAGCTGATCCACCACCCACTCGCCGAAGCGCGGCGGCAGCCGGAGGCGGAAGTGGACCTCGCCGCCCAGGGGCGTGAGGTGGCGCGCGAGCGCCTCGGGCAGGTGGGGGAGGACTTCGGCGAACCCGGCGAACGCCAGGAAGAAGAGCGGGCCCACCAGCGCGGAGACCTTCAGGAACAACACCAGATCTTCACGCCACGCGCGGGCGGACAGGCCGTAGTCGCGGTAGTCCTCGTCCCGCCAGCGCATGGGGATGAGGGGCAGGTAGAGGAAGCCCACCGTGGCGACCAGCTTGGGGATGCTGGTGCCGCCGAAGGCGAGGAACGCGGCGATGATGCCCGCGAAGCCCAGGGCCCACAGGCCCACGGCTTCCTGCACGGCGCTGGGGCGCCAGGGAGTCGCCACCGACTGCTGGGTCATGGTCCGTCCGCGGAGGCGAGCGTCACCTTCACCTCGCCCATGGGCAGCACCCTGCAACCGCGCCGGGTGCGCTGCACCACCACCGCCACCAGCCTGCCGTCCCCGTCGAACACGGGGCTGCCGGGAGGAAGCGCGAGGGGCACGTCATAGAAGGGCGCCGGCGCGCGAGAGACCTGGGCCGCCTCCGGCTTCGCGGGACGACCCCGGGTGCCGGGCACCACGCCCACCACCCAGCGTCCCTCCAGGCTGTCGCCGTCCTTGAGCAGCCGCACCGCCACGGCCGGGTACGTGCCATCCGGGGCCGCGACGACGGCGACCTTCAGCGCGCCGTTGGCGAGCAGGACGCGCGCGGGCAGGGCCTGCCCCGCGTGTTCGACGGTGGCGACCTGGAGGCCGACATACTCCTCGCCCACGGGCTCCACGGAGGTGAGCACCTGGCCCGCGGCGCCCACGATGACGCCGTGTCCGGTGCGCTGGGGGCCGCTGACCTTCACCACGGAGCGGGTGTGCTGCTCCAGCACGCGCTGGAGGTCCGCGCGTGAGGGCCGCGCCTTGTCCGCCGCGAAGGCGGGCAGGGCGAGGAGACACAGTGAGAGGACGAGCGGGGACAGGCGGGACATCGGCGCGCGGGGGAGCCTATCACCGCCCGGCGCGCAGCGCGGTGAGGAAGCGCTCCGCGCTCTGGGTGTTGAGCACGTCCTGCTTGCGGGCCCAGCCCCGCCGGGCCGTGGCGACCCCGAAGGCCAGGTTGGCCAGGTCCTCGCGGCGGTGCGCGTCGCAGCTCACCACCAGCTTCACGCCCAGCTGGACGGCCTTGCGGACATATTCGGCCTTGATGTCCAGCCGCGCGGGCTTGCCGTTGATCTCCACCGCGACGCCGCGCCGGGCGGCGTGCTCGAGCACCTCTTCCATGCGCAGGGGATAGGGCTCGCGGCTCTGGAGCAGCCGTCCGGTGGGGTGCCCGAGGATGTGCATGTGGGGGTTGTCCAACGCGGTGAGGACCCGCTTCGTCATCTGGTCCTCGTCCATGGAGTGGCGCACGTGGATGGAGGCGATGACCACCTCCAGCTTCTCGAGCACCTTGTCGTCGTAGTCGAGCGCGCCGGACTCGAGGATGTCCACCTCGATGCCCTTGAGCAGGCGCACGCCCGGGACGGCGGCGTTGACGCGGTCGATCTCCTCCCACTGGCGCTCGAGCGCTTCGACCTTGAGGCCGCCCGCGTAGATGGCCGCCTCGCTGTGCTCGGTGATGGTGAGGTACTTCAACCCCAGGGCCTTGGCGGCGAGCGCCATCTCCTCGAGCGTGTTGCGGCCGTCGGACCATGTGGAGTGGGCGTGCACGGCGCCCTGGAGGTCCTCCATCGTGACCAGGTCCGTGGGCAGCTTGCCCGCGCGCGCGGCCTCCACCTCGCCGTTGTCCTCGCGCAGCTCCGGCGGGACGAACTGCATGTCGAGCAGCGCGTAGAGCGCGGCCTC from Myxococcus guangdongensis encodes:
- a CDS encoding MXAN_2756 family trypsin-like serine endoprotease, whose translation is MSRLSPLVLSLCLLALPAFAADKARPSRADLQRVLEQHTRSVVKVSGPQRTGHGVIVGAAGQVLTSVEPVGEEYVGLQVATVEHAGQALPARVLLANGALKVAVVAAPDGTYPAVAVRLLKDGDSLEGRWVVGVVPGTRGRPAKPEAAQVSRAPAPFYDVPLALPPGSPVFDGDGRLVAVVVQRTRRGCRVLPMGEVKVTLASADGP
- the mrtX gene encoding myxosortase MrtX — translated: MTQQSVATPWRPSAVQEAVGLWALGFAGIIAAFLAFGGTSIPKLVATVGFLYLPLIPMRWRDEDYRDYGLSARAWREDLVLFLKVSALVGPLFFLAFAGFAEVLPHLPEALARHLTPLGGEVHFRLRLPPRFGEWVVDQLFVVALPEEFFYRGYLQARLRDAWPQGRKFLGARLGPAFWVTALLFALGHLAIFQTWRLSVFFPALLFGWMRERTGTVVGAALFHAACNLFVRVLEASFFGGP